In one Solanum dulcamara chromosome 1, daSolDulc1.2, whole genome shotgun sequence genomic region, the following are encoded:
- the LOC129892966 gene encoding probable calcium-transporting ATPase 8, plasma membrane-type: protein MFGDEKGSEIKDEMVTYMKTMFEEYVAKFSNASRRSSSLSDLSGQISDSSISNTSTKSTKVRNRIQMKRNKQDGTGLGGKSELEKYLSEELEPNDDDDNFDILSWWKAYSPRYKILSEMARDVLTISISSVASECAFSTEGRILDSFRSSLTPKLVQAGAAEIIFKIYDRFIDLNGEIIHLTENRTRNIMDVINEFTSEALHTLCLAYKDIEDGYEKDSIPDSGYTLIAVVGIKDPVRPGVKNAVKTYLAAGITVRMVTSENIKTAKAIAKECGILTADGFAIEGPEFRNRTSDEMRNIIPRIQVIARSSPMDKLVFVNNLRGMFNEIVAVTGDGTNDAPALNEADIGFAMGIVGTEVQNLPKRREVPT, encoded by the exons ATGTTTGGAGATGAAAAGGGGagtgaaataaaagatgaaatggtGACTTACATGAAAACTATGTTTGAAGAGTATGTAGCAAAATTCTCTAATGCATCTCGACGCTCATCTTCTCTTTCTGATTTATCGGGTCAAATATCGGATTCATCTATCTCTAACActagcacaaaatcaacaaaagtgaGAAATAGGATCCAAATGAAGAGGAACAAACAAGATGGTACAGGTTTGGGTGGTAAGTCGGAGTTGGAAAAGTATCTTAGTGAAGAACTAGAGCCGAATGATGATGACGATAATTTTGATATCTTGTCGTGGTGGAAAGCTTATTCTCCAAGATATAAAATTCTTTCCGAAATGGCTCGTGATGTGTTGACAATTTCAATTTCTAGTGTGGCATCGGAATGTGCCTTTAGCACCGAGGGCCgtattcttgattcatttaggaGTTCTTTGACTCCGAAATTGGTGCAAGCT GGTGCAGCCGAGATAATCTTTAAGATATATGACAGATTTATCGATCTTAATGGTGAAATTATTCATTTGACAGAAAATCGGACGAGAAATATCATGGATGTCATTAATGAATTCACCAGCGAAGCCTTGCATACTCTTTGCTTGGCTTACAAAGACATTGAGGATGGTTATGAAAAAGATAGTATTCCTGATAGTGGCTACACATTGATTGCTGTGGTCGGGATTAAAGATCCAGTTCGCCCTGGGGTTAAAAATGCAGTAAAAACTTATTTAGCTGCTGGAATTACTGTGCGAATGGTCACTAGTGAAAATATTAAGACAGCCAAAGCCATTGCTAAAGAATGCGGGATACTAACTGCTGATGGTTTTGCCATTGAAGGCCCAGAATTTCGCAACAGAACTTCTGATGAAATGAGGAATATAATTCCTAGAATTCAG GTGATCGCTCGATCATCACCAATGGACAAGCTTGTGTTTGTAAATAATCTAAGAGGTATGTTTAACGAGATTGTTGCAGTTACTGGTGATGGCACAAATGATGCTCCTGCTCTCAACGAGGCAGATATTGGATTTGCTATGGGTATTGTAGGCACAGAG GTCCAGAACTTGCCTAAGAGAAGGGAAGTGCCAACGTAA